The proteins below are encoded in one region of Macaca nemestrina isolate mMacNem1 chromosome 10, mMacNem.hap1, whole genome shotgun sequence:
- the LOC105474381 gene encoding growth/differentiation factor 11: MVLAAPLLLGFLLLALELRPRGEAAEGPAAAAAAAAAAAAAAGVGGERSSRPAPSVAPEPDGCPVCVWRQHSRELRLESIKSQILSKLRLKEAPNISREVVKQLLPKAPPLQQILDLHDFQGDALQPEDFLEEDEYHATTETVISMAQETDPAVQTDGSPLCCHFHFSPKVMFTKVLKAQLWVYLRPVPRPATVYLQILRLKPLTGEGTAGGGGGGRRHIRIRSLKIELHSRSGHWQSIDFKQVLHSWFRQPQSNWGIEINAFDPSGTDLAVTSLGPGAEGLHPFMELRVLENTKRSRRNLGLDCDEHSSESRCCRYPLTVDFEAFGWDWIIAPKRYKANYCSGQCEYMFMQKYPHTHLVQQANPRGSAGPCCTPTKMSPINMLYFNDKQQIIYGKIPGMVVDRCGCS, encoded by the exons aTGGTGCTCGCGGCCCCGCTGCTGCTGGGCTTCCTGCTCCTCGCCCTGGAGCTGCGGCCCCGGGGGGAGGCGGCCGAGGgccccgcggcggcggcggcggcggcggcggcggcggcggcagcggcggggGTCGGGGGGGAGCGCTCTAGCCGGCCAGCCCCGTCCGTGGCGCCCGAGCCGGACGGCTGCCCCGTGTGCGTGTGGCGGCAGCACAGCCGCGAGCTGCGCCTAGAGAGCATCAAGTCGCAGATCTTGAGCAAACTGCGGCTCAAGGAGGCGCCCAACATCAGCCGCGAGGTGGTGAAGCAGCTGCTGCCCAAGGCGCCGCCGCTGCAGCAGATCCTGGACCTACACGACTTCCAGGGCGACGCGCTGCAGCCcgaggacttcctggaggaggacgAGTACCACGCCACCACCGAGACCGTCATTAGCATGGCCCAGGAGA CGGACCCAGCAGTACAGACAGATGGCAGCCCTCTCTGCTGCCATTTTCACTTCAGCCCCAAGGTGATGTTCACAAAGGTACTGAAGGCCCAGCTGTGGGTGTACCTACGGCCTGTACCCCGCCCAGCCACAGTCTACCTGCAGATTTTGCGACTAAAACCCCTAACTGGGGAAGGGACCGCAGGGGGAGGGGGCGGAGGCCGGCGTCACATCCGTATCCGCTCACTGAAGATTGAGCTGCACTCACGCTCAGGCCATTGGCAGAGCATCGACTTCAAGCAAGTGCTACACAGCTGGTTCCGCCAGCCACAGAGCAACTGGGGCATCGAGATCAACGCCTTTGATCCCAGTGGCACAGACCTGGCTGTCACCTCCCTGGGGCCGGGAGCTGAGGGGCTG CATCCATTCATGGAGCTTCGAGTCCTAGAGAACACAAAACGTTCCCGGCGGAACCTGGGTCTGGACTGCGACGAGCACTCAAGCGAGTCCCGCTGCTGCCGATATCCCCTCACAGTGGACTTTGAGGCTTTCGGCTGGGACTGGATCATCGCACCTAAGCGCTACAAGGCCAACTACTGCTCCGGCCAGTGCGAGTACATGTTCATGCAAAAATATCCGCATACCCATTTGGTGCAGCAGGCCAATCCAAgaggctctgctgggccctgttgtaCCCCCACCAAGATGTCCCCAATCAACATGCTCTACTTCAATGACAAGCAGCAGATTATCTACGGCAAGATccctggcatggtggtggatcGCTGTGGCTGCTCTTAA